Genomic segment of Alcanivorax borkumensis SK2:
GACAAGATTGGCCCATTCTGCAGTGGCAAAGTGTCTACACTCGGTCGCAAATCGAGTTGCACGTTGAAAGAAAAGCGCAGGCAAGCATAGTGCCAACCGAAACGATGCTGCCCACGCAGCACCGCAGGGTTGGCCTGTTACCAGGCCCTGATAAGCCTTTTGCGCTTTCCATCTTTGAACTTTGCGCTCATAAGCTAACAGCAAACGCCGCTTTTACTAGAGTGGCGACAGGAGTGATCATGAAGAATTTCAAAGATAAAGTTGCCGTCATAACTGGCGCCGGCTCCGGTATTGGTCGTGCTCTGGCCATGAATCTGGCCGCTTCTGGTGCAAAACTGGCTCTCTCGGACATTAATGAAGCCGGCCTAAAAGAGACCGCCAACAGCCTGAATCTCAGCGAAGATCGCCTAATGACCAAAATATTGGACGTAGCGGATCGCCAAGCGTTCTACGCCTTCGCCGACGATGTGGTCAATCATTTTGGGCATGCCAACATGATTTTCAATAACGCGGGGGTAGCATTGGGCGCCACCGTAGAAGAGATGGATTACGACGACTTCGAGTGGTTGATGAACATCAACTTCTGGGGTGTAGTTTACGGCACCAAAGCGTTCCTACCTTATCTGAAGCAAGCTGGTGAGGGACATATCATTAACATCTCTTCTATCTTTGGTCTCGTGGGCATTCCTACTCAGTCTGCTTACAACGCAGCCAAATTCGCGGTACGCGGCTTCACTGAATCCTTGCGCATTGAGCTGGAACTGGAAGGCAGCCCGGTATCCTGCACCTCCATTCATCCCGGTGGTATCAAGACCAATATCGCCAAAGCTGCGCGCATGAGCGATGGCGTTGAGCGCATCACAGGTGCCAGCAAGGAACAAGCCATTCAGGATTTCGAGAAAATGTTTCGCACCACGCCAGAAGAAGCGGCCAGTACCATCCTCAAGGGAGTTCGCGGCAATAAGCGTCGGGTCTTGATCGGTTCAGATGCTATCGCTGTCGACACCATGCAGCGTCTGTTGCCGACCAGCTACCAGAGGCTGATTGCCATGGGCCAGAAATACATGAACAAAAGTAAGGGGTGAGGAAATAACGCGTTTCCCTTGCCAAAAAAGGCCGTTGATGATGCCATGACCTCTCACTCACAGGAGCAGCCATGACATCATCAAAGGTTCCTTTTTCGCAAGCAGCGGAAAACAACAAAGGCCCGATTCTCCAAGTTTTGCAGCAACACTGTCAGGCCCCCGGGACGCTGCTGGAAATTGGGGCCGGCACCGGACAGCATGCCGCTTGGCTGTCTGCACAGCTACCCCATTTGCAATGGCAGCCCTCTGACGTGGCGCAGAACCTCCCAACCATTCGCCACTGGCTAGGCCAGACACACAGCCTGGCAAATGCCCCGTTAGCCCTGGATGTGAGCGACCAATGGCCGATTGGTCCTTTTGATTATCTGTTCACGGCGAATACGTTTCACATCATGCCGCAATCACTGGTCGCCCATTGCATCGCTGAAGGGTGCCGGCATCTCAACACAGAGGGATTGTTCATGGTCTACGGCCCCTTCAACTACGATGATCAGTTCACCAGTGATTCCAATCGACAGTTTGAACGTTGGCTGAAATCCACTGATACGCAGCGGGGGATCCGCGACAAGGAATGGGTAGAGCAGGAGTTTGCCCAGCACGGTCGGCAATGTCTTGCGGACCATGCCATGCCAGCGAATAACCGGGTGCTGGTGTTCGGGTAAAACGGCATGCTGAAAGTCAACGAAAGCGAATACCGCACATGCTCGGTTTCGAGTGAATAACCCCGAGCCTCATGGCCATCACGCCAATGATACATACCCTCAACACGCAATTATAAGGCACACCCCTGACAGGCCAACGCAAAGGGAATTGCCGCCATCGCGCCGACAATAATGAGTAAGCGATCAACTGGAACGGTTAAATCCATGAAAATGGCTAACAGTAACCCGACCCAAAACACTACAATAACGCAGTTAAGCAAGCCGGAAGCAAACATCCTCTGACAGCGCTGGCTATTTTTTCTACAATATGACATTTGGAGCCACCTCCGAAACCTTGCCAAACAGGGCCATAAAGGTGGCTACACTCGCAAACTCTCTCGCATTCAGACTGAGCGAATACATGCAAAAAGACAAAGCAAGCTCCTGGAGCCTGGAGCAATTTCAGGTTCCGGAAAAAGAAGGCGAACGCCGCTTTCACGACTTTGATCTGCATCTGGACCTGATGCACGGCATCGCCGATTCGGGCTTCCAGTACTGCACGCCTATTCAGGCTGAAGTCCTGGAACATACCCTCGCTGGCGCCGATGCCATCGGCCGGGCCCAAACGGGTACCGGCAAGACAGCCGCTTTCCTGATCACTGTAATAAACGATTTGCTCAAACATCCTATCGATGTCCAACGCTTTGCCGGTGAGCCTCGCGCCCTGATCGTGGCCCCCACCCGAGAACTGGCCATGCAGATTGAGAAGGACGCCAACATACTGACCAAGTACACCGACCTTCAAGTAATGAGTGTGGTGGGCGGCATGAACTTCAATCGGCAACAGGAACGGCTGCAAAACAAACTGATTGATATCTTAGTGGCCACCCCCGGTCGTCTTCTCGATTTCGCCAAACGCCGCGATCTGTGGCTGGACCGGGTCGAGTTTCTGGTGTTGGATGAAGCTGATCGCATGCTGGACATGGGCTTCATTCCCGACGTGAAACGCATTGTCGGCATGACGCCGAAAAGCCAGTATCGCCAAACTCAACTGTTCTCTGCCACATTCAATGACGATGTGATGAACCTCTCCCGCCGCTGGACGCAAGATGCTGAAATCGTGGAGATAGAGCCAACCCAAGTCACCACTGATACCGTAGAGCAAAAGGTCTACATCACTAATACAGACGACAAGTTCAAGCTGCTCTATAACCTCATTACCGGCATGAACATGGACAAGGTCATCGTATTTGCCAACCGTCGAGACATTACTCGCCGGGTGTGCGACCGGCTACAAAAGCGGGGGCTTAAAGTCTCCCTGATTTCCGGCGACGTCCCACAAACTCAACGAAGCAAAACACTGGAGCGCTTCCGAGCCGGCGACTTGCAAGTGCTTATTGCCACGGACGTGGCCGGCCGCGGCATCCACATTGATGGCGTCTCTCACGTAGTGAATTACAATCTGCCTGAAGATCCGGAAGACTATGTGCACCGCATTGGTCGTACCGGTCGCGCTGGTGCCAGCGGTATGTCGATCAGCTTCGCCTGTGAAGATGACGCCTTCCTGCTACCAGAGCTGGAAAACGCCATCGGCATGAAACTGGAATGCGAATACCCCCCCGCCGACCTGCTGGCGGAAAGGGAGAGGTCAGCCTCCGCGAAAGCGCCAGACGCAGAGAAAAAGGACTGACCATGGCAACGCGAATCAGCCCTACGCAGGGAAAAGCCCTATTTGATCAAGGTAACACTCTGTTCATCGACATCCGCGACCCGGCAAGTTTTGCTGCAGGGCACCTGCAAGGTGCCCTGCATTTAAGTCAGGCCAATGTGGATCAGTTTCTAGCCAACACCGCACAGGAACGGGCATTGGTGGTGTACTGCTACCATGGTAATAGTAGTCAAAGTACGTCGGACTGGTTGAGTGAGCAGGGTTTCAACAACGTGGTCAGCCTGGATGGGGGCTACGACGTATTCCGCCAGCAATTTCCGGAGTGCATAGAGGAAATAGCGTAGTTAAGCTCTTTAGAAACAATGCGTTGCATGCCCATAAAAAACTAAAAAGGAAGGCGGATATTATTCACTACACTCTCCGCCCTCCTTTACTACTTAATTTCCAACGCGTGGTTGCATCAATTAAACGTATTACATGCAACGCCAACCGCTTTTAGAAACGATAGCCCACACCGACCATATAAACCCAAGGGTCAATTTCCACATCGATTTTGTCCACCCGGACATCGTTCACGTACAGGCGTGCTTCGGTATCAATATCGATATTCCAGATGCTGACATTGAAGAGCCAGTTTTCATCAATGATGACATCCGCCCCGACTTCCCAAGCAAACCCGATTGAATTACTCAGCTTAACATCCACATCGGCGCCGCCCACCAATGGACTCACCACCGCGTCATCAATGCTGTCATCGAAAAATAACGTGTAGTTCACGCCAGCCCCAAGATAGCCGCGCACAGGACCTAGCTGAGGAGCATAAAACTGTGCCAGTAACGTAGGCGGCAAATGGCTAGTCTCACCAATCGAAACACCTGAGCCCCCCGTGTCTAAAATGATGTCATGGGTAAATGGTGTCGCCCCGACCAGCTCAACACCGATGTTATCTGTAACCATATAAGAGAATGTCAGGCCCAGCTGAGTATCGTCATCCACATCCACACCCACCCCGCCAACCGCAGGCAATGCGGGGTTGAAGCTATCGCTACTCACATCCGGATCAACCTTAATGCCACCCATTCGCACAATGAAGTCACCTGACTGGTGTGCCATGGCTGGCGCTGTCACCAACATTGTTGACAGCAGCAATACGTTTTTTCCCGGTCCTCGCAGTTTCATATTCATCCCCTTTGTTAAAACCAAGCCCTTTGTGAAATCCACAGTAATGATGGTTTACGATGGAGAGCCCATTGAACGCCACCTCCGACCTCACGACATTGCGCTGCATCAATAAACGACCAGGCTACTGATCAGGCTTTAACCAACTATTTCACCATAAATTGCCGGCGCCACTACGCCGTAGTGGCAGACTAACCGCCCCGGTAAAGACGTCTTTCGACGGGCAGGGGATAGATGTTTAACATTCGACATTAGGGGCAACAGACAAACACTGCATATATCTTGATTAATAAGCCGCTGACACTCTCGGCGCGCCCCCAAAATGCACCCTCTTGACCCAGAATCAGGGATAGATTGCGAGCCAGCCTGAAAAACCAAGCATACAATACGTTTTCAGAGGCGACTTTACGGCATTTCAGCTCAGCTCCTTACCTTTATTAGGTTAGCACTAGCGCCTCGGATAGCAGTCTCACCGGTTACATACAGGCTAGAATGAATACCGCACAATATAGTTACTGCTTCACCTCTATTGATAGATAGCAGACCGTTTATCTCCTGAATCCAGACTCGCCGATAACACCATTCTCCAGCATTCGAAAAAACGAGGTTTATCACCATGTCCTCCAGCGAACTGATTAGCGCCCTACGCGATGCTCACAAGGCTCACCTGCTTCAACAATTGCAAGCAACAGAGCACTGGCATGCCTTGATGGTGCAGACCAGCAATCTCCTTACGGATATCCCGCTCGGCACCCTAGTGGATCAAGACAGCCTGGTTCTGGTGGTCGATCAATGGTTGCAGGAAGCTCTCAGTGCCCGTGGCTTACAGGATGTCATTAGCGATGTCAGCCACGCGCTCTGGGAAGCCGCCGAACAGGATGACACCACCCTTGGCGAGCTACTTCGCGAAGAACATTTCGAAGCTATCCTTGAACAAATATTGAAACTGCAAAGCTTACGAGAGAGAGCCATCCATTCCGCCATGAACCACCCTTTAGTCAGCGAAATGGTTAGCGAAATGCTCTATACCGGCATCAAGAATTTTTTGCTGGAAGAAAATGCTCTAGCCAAACTGCCTGGCGTTAGCAGCGTAATGAAAATCGGTCGCAAGAGTATGGTCGGCAAAGCCATGGGAGGCATGGAAGAATCCATCCGCGTGTATCTGCAAAAGAATATTCGCGTCACCCTGAAAACCGGCGAACAATGGTTGAACAAGCAGCTCACCAACGAGCGTATTCAACAACTGGCCCGCGACGGCTACCTCCGTGTCTCACCACTTAAACCCGCTGATTACATGTCTATGGTTCCCAAAGGAACCGTAGACGAAGTAGTCGCCCAAAGCTGCGCCATTACGGATGAAAGCGCCCGCTTGGATTACACTCGCCGCCTCGTCAGTGTAGGCATCCGCGCCGCCGTAGCATCACTCATGGACAAGCCCCTGAAAAGTATTCTCGATGACATGCAGATCAGCGAAGAGCGTATCCGTGAGTTCACCACCCCGGCCCTGGCACGTGGCGCCACAGTGCTGATTGAGCAAGGAACACTGGAGCCGTTTATCGAGTGGGTTCTGGACGACTTTTATCAGTCAGAAGCGTGTAAAAAGATAATTGACGGTTGAACGCG
This window contains:
- a CDS encoding OmpW/AlkL family protein; this encodes MKLRGPGKNVLLLSTMLVTAPAMAHQSGDFIVRMGGIKVDPDVSSDSFNPALPAVGGVGVDVDDDTQLGLTFSYMVTDNIGVELVGATPFTHDIILDTGGSGVSIGETSHLPPTLLAQFYAPQLGPVRGYLGAGVNYTLFFDDSIDDAVVSPLVGGADVDVKLSNSIGFAWEVGADVIIDENWLFNVSIWNIDIDTEARLYVNDVRVDKIDVEIDPWVYMVGVGYRF
- a CDS encoding DUF938 domain-containing protein produces the protein MTSSKVPFSQAAENNKGPILQVLQQHCQAPGTLLEIGAGTGQHAAWLSAQLPHLQWQPSDVAQNLPTIRHWLGQTHSLANAPLALDVSDQWPIGPFDYLFTANTFHIMPQSLVAHCIAEGCRHLNTEGLFMVYGPFNYDDQFTSDSNRQFERWLKSTDTQRGIRDKEWVEQEFAQHGRQCLADHAMPANNRVLVFG
- the rhlB gene encoding ATP-dependent RNA helicase RhlB → MQKDKASSWSLEQFQVPEKEGERRFHDFDLHLDLMHGIADSGFQYCTPIQAEVLEHTLAGADAIGRAQTGTGKTAAFLITVINDLLKHPIDVQRFAGEPRALIVAPTRELAMQIEKDANILTKYTDLQVMSVVGGMNFNRQQERLQNKLIDILVATPGRLLDFAKRRDLWLDRVEFLVLDEADRMLDMGFIPDVKRIVGMTPKSQYRQTQLFSATFNDDVMNLSRRWTQDAEIVEIEPTQVTTDTVEQKVYITNTDDKFKLLYNLITGMNMDKVIVFANRRDITRRVCDRLQKRGLKVSLISGDVPQTQRSKTLERFRAGDLQVLIATDVAGRGIHIDGVSHVVNYNLPEDPEDYVHRIGRTGRAGASGMSISFACEDDAFLLPELENAIGMKLECEYPPADLLAERERSASAKAPDAEKKD
- a CDS encoding SDR family NAD(P)-dependent oxidoreductase; this encodes MKNFKDKVAVITGAGSGIGRALAMNLAASGAKLALSDINEAGLKETANSLNLSEDRLMTKILDVADRQAFYAFADDVVNHFGHANMIFNNAGVALGATVEEMDYDDFEWLMNINFWGVVYGTKAFLPYLKQAGEGHIINISSIFGLVGIPTQSAYNAAKFAVRGFTESLRIELELEGSPVSCTSIHPGGIKTNIAKAARMSDGVERITGASKEQAIQDFEKMFRTTPEEAASTILKGVRGNKRRVLIGSDAIAVDTMQRLLPTSYQRLIAMGQKYMNKSKG
- the glpE gene encoding thiosulfate sulfurtransferase GlpE, translating into MATRISPTQGKALFDQGNTLFIDIRDPASFAAGHLQGALHLSQANVDQFLANTAQERALVVYCYHGNSSQSTSDWLSEQGFNNVVSLDGGYDVFRQQFPECIEEIA